A single window of Psychrobacter raelei DNA harbors:
- a CDS encoding lysozyme inhibitor LprI family protein, with translation MVFQTLFNRAFSAHSALAATPLMLVTLLASTHAMASEEYCNGKYDQASMNQCAQADYKDEDAKLNSAYKTLRSLLNTEEKDQLKQVQLAWISYRDKVCDFENRNEKGGSIYPLLTSSCLKKHTEVRRKQIEGEINWLQETQH, from the coding sequence ATGGTTTTTCAGACTTTATTTAACCGGGCATTTAGCGCTCACAGCGCATTAGCCGCTACGCCATTAATGCTAGTGACGCTGCTGGCCAGCACCCATGCTATGGCCTCAGAGGAGTACTGTAACGGCAAGTATGATCAGGCCTCAATGAATCAGTGTGCTCAAGCGGACTATAAAGACGAGGATGCTAAGCTTAATAGCGCCTATAAAACGTTAAGAAGTCTGCTTAACACTGAAGAAAAAGACCAACTAAAGCAAGTACAGCTGGCTTGGATTAGTTATAGAGACAAGGTTTGTGACTTCGAGAACAGAAACGAAAAAGGCGGCAGTATCTATCCTTTACTGACCTCTAGCTGCTTAAAAAAGCACACTGAAGTCCGGCGCAAACAGATAGAAGGTGAGATTAACTGGCTTCAAGAGACGCAGCACTGA